The proteins below are encoded in one region of Coffea arabica cultivar ET-39 chromosome 4c, Coffea Arabica ET-39 HiFi, whole genome shotgun sequence:
- the LOC113739262 gene encoding cysteine proteinase mucunain-like, producing the protein MATLSFLLLFSLLSFSSAQDMSILSYGNANLKTSGSGRTDEEVMALYEEWPVKHGKSYNGLGERDKRFEIFKVDLRYKDEQNTLPNRTYQLGLNQFADLSNEEYCSTYLGTRPNPKRRLAKTSSDRYCPKVGDSLPNSIDGREKDAVLLVKDQGSCESELIFRGLGSRAGLLRFFRVRLLANRLLTTLYIAEGKKVKRPIAIEYDSFAATSSLGG; encoded by the exons ATGGCGACTCTTTCGtttcttctcttgttttctttgcTTTCTTTCTCATCAGCTCAGGACATGTCCATCCTGAGCTACGGTAACGCAAACCTAAAGACGAGTGGCAGTGGGAGGACGGATGAAGAAGTGATGGCCTTGTACGAGGAATGGCCAGTGAAACATGGCAAGTCGTACAACGGCCTGGGAGAGAGAGATAAAAGGTTTGAGATTTTTAAGGTTGATCTGAGGTACAAAGACGAACAAAACACCTTGCCCAACAGGACGTACCAGCTCGGGCTAAACCAGTTCGCTGATCTGAGCAACGAGGAGTACTGTTCCACTTACTTGGGAACCCGCCCTAACCCCAAAAGGAGGTTGGCCAAGACTTCCAGTGATCGCTACTGTCCAAAAGTAGGTGATAGCCTGCCGAACTCCATTGACGGGAGAGAAAAAGATGCTGTTCTTCTGGTCAAAGATCAAGGAAGCTGTG AGTCCGAGCTTATCTTCCGAGGGTTAGGTTCAAGGGCTGGTCTCCTTCGCTTCTTCAGAGTAAGACTCTTAGCCAACCGCCTGTTGACTACTCTTTACATTGCAGAAGGGAAGAAAGTGAAAAGGCCGATTGCAATTGAATATGATTCCTTTGCTGCGACATCCAGTCTTGGTGGATGA